A window of Komagataella phaffii GS115 chromosome 1, complete sequence contains these coding sequences:
- a CDS encoding General negative regulator of transcription subunit 4 encodes MMNNDDTFISDQEEDVCPLCVEEMDISDKNFKPCPCGYQVCQFCYNNIRQNPELNGKCPACRRPYEDKNVEYKVISQEEWKLNQAKQARKEKERKQKEKEKKDAEQASRRHLAGMRVIQKNLVYVVGLNPPVSPEELHNVLRSEKYFGQYGKILKIVINKRNRTNHHNHNPGFGVYVTFARKEDASRCIAAVDGSISDGRVLRAAHGTTKYCSSYLKGQNCPNPNCMFLHEPGEEADSYTRQDLSTRQGLKMGESPRAAVHGLIPPPDMVPSPTIEEPVATERHVDTQVSDGSILPSTASWGKNTKASSTILPTFQSPSVDHSTLRNTSSFPSFAETQQLHANLHTPPAPKKKEKKSDAHESLDEVSKEILSAVENIEETVRTFFQSSNSGYQLKGEYKYRKRDIPRLFLSGFQQAPAFFEESKDGNSEDMSHLVDLLLFSPGVKNYSFYRATPSQQQLQQQQQSQQVQQAQQVQQAQQAQQAQQAQQVQQQAQQAQQQQAQQQQQQQQLQQQHIQQLQQIQQLQLAQQQQQQQQQRQQQEHLLQQLQQQQQQQYHQPQTQGQNFPQQYLMQQAQAQAQAQAQVLAHAQHDNSSNPMFTNIREGSGVSATPPPPGLFSGVTNHTTETHNTPSSELLNQLMNGEGRNSINA; translated from the exons ATGATGAATAATGACGATACATTCATATCggatcaagaagaagatgttTG TCCGTTATGTGTGGAAGAAATGGATATCTCAGACAAAAATTTCAAGCCCTGTCCATGTGGTTACCAGGTGTGTCAATTCTGCTACAACAACATCCGTCAGAATCCTGAATTAAACGGGAAATGCCCTGCATGTCGTCGGCCATATGAAGATAAGAACGTCGAATACAAAGTGATTTCCCAGGAAGAATGGAAACTTAATCAGGCTAAGCAGGccagaaaagagaaagagagaaagcaaaaggaaaaggaaaagaaagatgcAGAGCAGGCGTCTCGACGTCATTTGGCAGGCATGAGAgtcattcaaaagaaccTGGTGTACGTGGTTGGCTTGAACCCACCAGTGTCTCCTGAGGAACTACATAATGTCTTAAGAAGTGAAAAATATTTTGGTCAATACGGTAAGATTCTCAAAATTGTCATCAATAAAAGAAATCGCACAAATCACCACAATCATAACCCAGGCTTCGGTGTTTATGTGACTTTTGCTAGGAAGGAAGATGCTTCAAGATGCATAGCGGCGGTAGATGGTTCTATCTCTGACGGGAGAGTTTTAAGAGCTGCCCATGGTACCACGAAGTACTGTTCTTCTTATTTAAAGGGTCAGAATTGTCCAAACCCTAATTGTATGTTTTTGCACGAACCTGGTGAAGAAGCCGACTCTTACACAAGACAGGATCTATCTACTAGACAGGGTTTAAAAATGGGTGAAAGTCCAAGAGCTGCTGTTCATGGTCTTATTCCACCCCCGGACATGGTTCCCTCACCAACTATTGAAGAACCTGTCGCTACAGAACGTCATGTGGATACACAAGTATCCGATGGATCTATTTTACCTTCTACTGCTTCCTGGGGAAAGAATACCAAAGCGTCTTCTAcaattcttccaactttCCAATCTCCTAGTGTGGATCACTCAACATTGAGGAATACCAGCTCGTTCCCAAGTTTTGCAGAGACTCAGCAACTTCATGCAAACTTGCATACTCCGCCTGCTcccaaaaagaaggaaaagaaatcgGATGCACACGAATCCTTGGATGAAgtatccaaagaaattctATCTGCTGTCgaaaatattgaagaaactgtcagaactttttttcaatcatcaaattctgGATATCAATTGAAGGGAGAATATAAATATAGAAAGAGGGATATTCCGAGATTATTTTTATCTGGTTTCCAGCAAGCCCCGGCTTTTTTCGAAGAAAGTAAGGATGGGAATTCGGAGGATATGTCCCATTTGGTGGACTTGTTGCTGTTTTCTCCTGGAGTTAAGAACTATAGTTTCTACAGAGCTACTCCAAGTCAACAGCAGTtacagcagcagcagcaatCTCAGCAGGTGCAACAGGCACAGCAAGTTCAACAGGCTCAACAAGCTCAGCAGGCCCAGCAGGCTCAGCAGGTTCAACAACAGGCTCAGCAGGCCCAACAGCAGCAGGcacagcaacagcaacaacagcaacaattGCAGCAGCAGCACATCCAACAATTGCAACAAATACAGCAACTACAACTTGcgcaacagcagcagcaacagcaacagcagcgtcaacaacaggaacaccttcttcagcaattgcagcagcagcagcagcaacaatATCACCAACCTCAAACACAAGGCCAAAATTTCCCACAACAGTACTTGATGCAACAGGCCCAAGCTCAGGCCCAAGCTCAAGCTCAAGTTTTAGCCCATGCTCAGCATGACAACTCATCCAATCCAATGTTCACTAACATCAGAGAAGGATCTGGGGTCTCAGCTACACCTCCACCCCCAGGATTGTTTAGTGGAGTGACCAATCACACTACGGAAACTCATAACACTCCATCATCTGAACTATTGAACCAGCTGATGAACGGGGAGGGTAGAAACTCGATCAATGCTTAG
- a CDS encoding E1 beta subunit of the pyruvate dehydrogenase (PDH) complex, which translates to MLPFQAVAKAGLKPQLTRMSVNSLRAASSSAGPTKLSVRDALNSAMAEELDRDPEVFLIGEEVAQYNGAYKVSRGLLDKYGPKRIVDTPITEMGFTGLAVGASLAGLKPICEFMTFNFAMQSIDHIINSAAKTLYMSGGKQPCNITFRGPNGAAAGVAAQHSQDYSAWYGSIPGLKVISPYSAEDYKGLFKSAIRDPNPTIFLENELLYNEEFEVSPEVLSPDFTVPIGKAKIEREGTDITIVSHSRNLQFCLEAATILKEKYGVSSEVLNLRSIKPLDVPAIVESVKKTNHLITVEAGFPAFGVGSEICAQVMESEAFDYLDAPVERVTGCEVPTPYAKELEDFAFPDTPTIIRAVEKVLSLKE; encoded by the coding sequence ATGTTGCCATTTCAAGCAGTAGCCAAAGCAGGCCTCAAGCCCCAATTGACCCGCATGAGTGTAAACTCATTGAGAGCAGCTTCTTCCTCGGCGGGTCCAACAAAGTTGTCTGTCAGAGACGCTTTGAATTCAGCCATGGCCGAAGAATTGGACAGAGACCCTGAGGTGTTCTTGATCGGTGAGGAGGTCGCACAGTACAACGGTGCTTACAAGGTTTCCAGAGGACTGCTAGACAAATACGGGCCCAAACGAATCGTTGATACCCCAATTACCGAAATGGGTTTCACTGGTCTTGCTGTGGGTGCTTCGTTGGCAGGCTTGAAGCCAATCTGCGAATTCATGACATTTAACTTTGCCATGCAGTCAATCGATCACATTATCAATTCCGCTGCCAAGACCCTCTACATGTCTGGTGGTAAGCAACCCTGTAACATCACTTTCCGTGGTCCTAACGGAGCTGCTGCTGGTGTTGCAGCCCAACATTCCCAGGACTACTCTGCTTGGTACGGATCTATCCCAGGTCTGAAAGTTATCTCTCCCTACTCTGCCGAGGACTATAAGGGTCTGTTCAAGAGCGCCATCAGAGACCCAAACCCTACcatctttttggaaaatgaaCTGTTGTACAACGAAGAGTTCGAAGTTTCTCCTGAGGTTCTGTCCCCTGATTTCACTGTTCCAATTGGTAAAGCCAAGATCGAGCGTGAAGGTACCGATATCACGATTGTATCCCACAGCAGAAATTTGCAGTTCTGTTTGGAGGCAGCCACcattttgaaggaaaagtaTGGTGTCTCATCTGAGGTTCTCAACCTTCGTTCCATCAAGCCATTGGATGTTCCTGCCATTGTTGAATCTGTCAAGAAGACCAACCATCTGATAACTGTTGAAGCCGGTTTCCCAGCCTTTGGTGTTGGTTCCGAGATTTGCGCTCAGGTCATGGAATCCGAAGCTTTTGACTACCTAGATGCCCCTGTTGAAAGAGTGACCGGATGTGAAGTTCCAACCCCCTACGCCAAGGAATTAGAAGACTTTGCCTTCCCAGACACCCCAACTATTATAAGAGCTGTCGAGAAGGTTCTTTCGTTGAAAGAGTGA
- a CDS encoding RNA helicase in the DEAH-box family: MTERERPKKKAKVVETSVPEHAAEEAEKELLSHPKKDAEHPLQVHDNGEFSGLERHKTTAKDAERLESASLNPFTGKQFSSKYFGILKTRRDLPVHAQRDEFLKIFHESQIMVFVGETGSGKTTQIPQFVLYDEMPHLLGSQVACTQPRRVAAMSVAARVADEMDVTLGEEVGYSIRFENKTSSKTILKYMTDGMLLREAMDDHNLSRYSCIILDEAHERTLATDILMGLLKQVVKRRPDLKIIIMSATLDAEKFQSYFNDAPLLAVPGRTHPVEIYYTPEFQRDYLDSAIRTVLQIHATEDEGDVLLFLTGEEEIEDAVRKISLEADALVREQNCGPVDVYPLYGSLPPHMQQKIFNKAPERFTPNGRPGRKVIISTNIAETSLTIDGIVYVVDPGFSKQKVYNPRIRVESLLVSPISKASAQQRAGRAGRTRPGKCFRLYTEEAFQKELIEQSYPEILRSNLASTVLELKKLGIDDLVHFDFMDPPAPETMMRALEELNYLACLDDDGSLTALGRLASQFPLDPMLAVMLIGSSEFNCSNEILTIVAMLSVPSVFVRPPNNKKKADEMKSLFAHSDGDHLTLLNVYHAFQSEEAYEKGLNPWCKEHFLSYRSLKSAENVRRQLERLMERYDLHLVSTDFEDPRYYDNIRKALTSGFFMQVAKKRSGAKGYITVKDNQDVLIHPSTVLAKENEWVIYNEFVLTTKNYIRTVTSIRPEWLIELAPVYYNLENFSKGDVKMSLERVKQRVDRSI, translated from the coding sequence ATGACTGAACGGGAAAGaccgaagaagaaggcaaAGGTAGTGGAGACATCTGTTCCCGAACATGCTGCCgaagaagcagaaaagGAATTGTTAAGTCACCCCAAAAAGGATGCCGAGCACCCTCTTCAAGTCCACGATAACGGAGAGTTCAGCGGTTTAGAACGTCATAAGACAACCGCTAAAGATGctgaaagattggaatcGGCAAGCTTAAATCCATTCACTGGGAAACAGTTTTCCAGCAAATACTTTGGTATTCTGAAAACGAGAAGAGATCTACCGGTTCATGCACAGAGAGACGAGTTCCTTAAGATCTTTCATGAAAGTCAGATTATGGTTTTTGTTGGTGAAACTGGTTCCGGTAAAACGACCCAGATACCTCAATTTGTGCTCTACGACGAGATGCCTCATCTTTTAGGATCGCAGGTGGCTTGTACCCAGCCAAGAAGAGTCGCTGCTATGTCCGTTGCAGCAAGAGTGGCAGATGAGATGGACGTAACTTTAGGGGAAGAAGTTGGTTACAGTAttagatttgaaaacaaaacaagTAGCAAGACCATTTTGAAGTATATGACTGATGGTATGTTGCTAAGAGAAGCTATGGACGATCACAATTTATCCAGATATTCGTGTATTATTCTTGATGAAGCCCACGAACGTACTCTAGCTACTGACATATTGATGGGCCTACTGAAACAAGTTGTGAAAAGACGTCCTGATCTCAAGATCATTATTATGTCTGCTACCTTGgatgctgaaaagttcCAGAGTTACTTTAACGACGCCCCATTATTAGCTGTTCCAGGTAGAACGCATCCTGTTGAGATCTACTATACACCTGAGTTTCAAAGGGATTATCTAGACTCTGCCATTCGAACCGTTCTTCAGATCCATGCCACTGAAGACGAGGGTGATGTGCTTTTGTTTCTGACCggtgaagaagaaatcGAAGACGCTGTACGGAAGATTTCCCTTGAAGCTGATGCACTGGTGCGAGAACAAAACTGTGGTCCAGTGGACGTATATCCGCTATATGGTTCCTTGCCCCCTCATATGCAACAgaaaatcttcaacaaagcaCCTGAAAGATTTACTCCCAATGGCCGTCCTGGTAGAAAAGTCATCATCTCCACCAACATTGCTGAAACATCGTTGACCATTGACGGAATTGTCTATGTGGTTGACCCTGGATtctcaaaacaaaaagtcTACAACCCCAGAATAAGAGTTGAGTCCTTGCTGGTATCTCCTATCTCTAAGGCCTCTGCTCAGCAAAGGGCTGGTCGTGCTGGTCGTACTAGACCAGGAAAATGTTTTAGATTATACACCGAGGAGGCATTCCAGAAAGAACTAATTGAACAGAGTTATCCAGAAATCCTGAGAAGCAACCTGGCTTCAACTGTGTTAGAGTTAAAAAAGCTAGgaattgatgatttggtTCACTTCGATTTTATGGACCCTCCAGCACCAGAAACCATGATGCGTGCTTTGGAAGAGCTGAACTATCTGGCTTGTTTAGACGACGATGGTTCGTTGACAGCTCTGGGAAGATTAGCATCACAATTCCCTCTTGATCCAATGTTGGCAGTTATGTTGATTGGTTCTTCAGAGTTCAATTGTTCGAACGAGATTCTTACCATTGTGGCTATGTTGTCAGTTCCCTCGGTATTTGTGCGTCCACCAAAtaacaagaagaaagccGATGaaatgaagagtttgttTGCCCACTCAGATGGTGATCATCTAACTCTTTTGAACGTTTATCATGCCTTCCAGTCTGAGGAAGCCTACGAAAAGGGCCTGAACCCTTGGTGTAAAGAGCATTTCCTCTCCTATAGATCCCTAAAGAGCGCCGAAAACGTTAGAAGGCAATTAGAAAGGTTGATGGAGAGGTATGACTTGCACCTCGTATCAactgactttgaagatccAAGATACTACGATAACATCCGGAAAGCCCTTACGTCTGGATTTTTCATGCAAGTCgcaaagaaaagatctGGGGCCAAAGGCTACATTACAGTGAAAGATAACCAAGACGTTTTAATCCACCCAAGTACCGTTCTTGCAAAGGAGAACGAGTGGGTAATCTATAATGAATTCGTCTTGACGACCAAGAACTACATCCGAACAGTAACATCAATTAGACCTGAGTGGTTGATAGAATTGGCTCCCGTTTATTACAATCTagaaaacttttctaaGGGAGACGTCAAGATGagtcttgaaagagtcAAACAGAGGGTGGATAGGTCTATTTAG
- a CDS encoding Karyopherin, responsible for nuclear import of Spt15p, histones H2A and H2B, and Nap1p, whose amino-acid sequence METNIIQTLRFLASANNDERSAAEKNLSSCMESDPSGTNLSLIRVALKDSVELDIKQASLLVLKRFVPKYWSMGFQSFVGPPIDQAVKQEIRASLLQLLSDPSSKIRSSTSYAIVQIAVVDYPDEWPSLLNDLYELTNSPNRRYYTILGGLKVLHDLFDDLVTDEQFFEQGVGLAVMKHCQQLLADRDIPIELKTDTLKLLLSCIRQLQGPEIHDNDNRVLMVKEIIPELVNIICSFLQEFSSEKFLDLINVQSYKAELYRILNVIANEFSWIFLKVNLQLASQLLPLIIKELSILEPVCTSLIIETKNSAGITSVFRDYDSFKEVNIEDSDPLKVIKDELSEQLSLLGTLSEFSKISSLEDQSCFYTLLDTLTKLAVIPQDVEEIWESDFNEFVTTETGMSIDFSIRSEILDFLSNLNKIDSSFLTCTLLDRYTPHATELANNPSEILHDLKVKESTVFLLEGCFVNESEGKKINHTLSSTLEAFLNTIKLYFDNGVFDSASFNLYICRIILIIPRFLEKFQVNIDHISFGVYALREIFTIKANKPVTNELIDASILISFTYLNHFIPSSKFETDIQYGLLNIVSSLVEDSEEDTNTVLLEALSIIINIDIQRLNSAPDAATLQLIYSITYKDPSNYQAILSAKECLADLLSGISLENYMNHCSKGLPIVLETITSSLSKTLEYSPELNLSLELLTNFIQQAPKNELPASVFSAIFSPLTKLILSVSDDQILQSSSEVFNALLKQASHLVSQYSSEDGESGVEMTIKVISKFLSPELSDSAILNLGDLIITLITYFKDQNIVNKYLETILKSVTVRLSVTKELVTIENLVLIFSTLTLISPEETLDFLTNFTINDEHGEKKSALYIILPIWFNVFEIVRGYEQIITNVKAFIAIFKLGDMRIDEMIVNGDLIVDPNVDPDLIITRSMAKKIPTRFQQITASLKILKLLINELKFQCKQLDTKSIIERSIDVDKVVAAGGGDLGQDNDDTEGWEDLEDVGIPSYEKLKSYIDNDEHRGYDSDSDNDKTNAGDEALKDLLKSFFRDCAVHNIGKFGELYPKLNEEEKKVLTEYVVFDS is encoded by the coding sequence ATGGAGACGAATATAATCCAGACCCTACGCTTTCTGGCTAGTGCTAATAACGATGAGCGATCAGCTGCAGAGAAGAATTTGAGCTCGTGCATGGAATCCGATCCTTCTGGAACGAATTTGTCTCTGATTCGAGTTGCGTTGAAAGATTCCGTGGAATTAGACATCAAGCAGGCTTCATTGCTGGTTTTGAAGCGATTTGTGCCGAAATATTGGTCCATGGGGtttcaatcttttgttGGACCTCCAATTGACCAGGCAGTCAAGCAGGAAATCAGAGCTTCGTTGCTCCAGCTTCTCAGTGACCCAAGCTCCAAGATCAGAAGTAGTACTTCCTACGCAATTGTCCAGATCGCTGTTGTTGACTACCCAGACGAATGGCCATCACTATTGAATGATCTTTACGAACTGACTAATAGTCCAAACAGACGCTACTATACAATTCTGGGTGGcttgaaagttcttcatGATTTATTTGACGATCTGGTCACTGATGAGCAATTCTTTGAGCAAGGCGTGGGGCTTGCAGTGATGAAACATTGCCAGCAATTATTAGCAGATAGAGACATTCCAATTGAACTGAAAACtgatactttgaaattaCTGCTAAGTTGTATCAGACAACTTCAAGGACCCGAGATTCATGACAACGATAATAGAGTATTGATGGTGAAAGAAATCATTCCAGAACTGGTTAATATCATTTGTTCGTTTTTGCAAGAGTTTTCATCAGAGAAATTCCTAGACTTGATCAATGTTCAGAGTTATAAAGCTGAATTGTATCGAATCTTGAACGTTATCGCCAATGAGTTTTCATGGATCTTTCTCAAAGTCAACCTTCAGCTAGCTTCTCAATTGCTACCGTTAATTATAAAGGAGCTCTCAATTTTGGAGCCGGTTTGCACCAGCTTGATTATAGAAACGAAGAACTCAGCTGGCATCACGTCCGTATTCAGAGATTATGATTCCTTTAAAGAGGTAAATATAGAAGACTCAGACCCACTGAAAGTTATCAAAGATGAACTGAGTGAACAGTTAAGTTTATTAGGTACACTTTCagaattttccaaaatttcatcctTAGAAGATCAGTCGTGCTTCTACACATTATTAGATACCCTGACTAAACTAGCAGTCATTCCCCaagatgttgaagagaTTTGGGAGTCCgatttcaatgaatttGTTACCACTGAAACTGGTATGTCTATTGATTTCAGCATAAGATCCGAAATACTGGATTTCCTTTCgaatttgaacaaaattgATTCTTCGTTTCTGACTTGCACATTACTTGATCGATACACTCCGCATGCTACTGAACTTGCAAACAATCCCTCCGAGATACTTCACGACTTAAAGGTAAAGGAAAGTACAgtgtttcttttggagGGATGTTTTGTGAATGAGTCAGAAGGGAAGAAAATCAACCACACTCTTTCTTCCACATTAGAGGCATTTCTTAACACAATCAAACTTTACTTTGACAATGGAGTCTTTGATAGTGCCAGCTTTAACTTGTACATTTGCCGAATTATTTTAATTATCCCCAGATTTCTGGAGAAATTTCAAGTCAATATTGATCACATTTCCTTTGGGGTCTATGCATTAAGAGAAATTTTTACCATTAAGGCGAATAAGCCGGTTACTAATGAGCTGATTGATGCTTCTATTTTGATCAGTTTTACCTATTTGAATCATTTCAtaccatcttccaagtttgagACTGATATCCAATATGGATTGCTAAACATTGTTTCATCTTTAGTAGAGGATTCGGAGGAAGACACAAACACTGTGCTTTTGGAAGCCTTATCGATCATTATAAATATCGATATTCAGAGACTTAATTCAGCTCCTGATGCTGCGACCCTTCAGTTGATCTACTCCATCACTTACAAAGATCCTTCCAATTACCAAGCAATTTTAAGTGCCAAGGAATGTTTAGCTGACCTCCTTTCCGGTATATCGTTGGAAAATTATATGAATCATTGTTCCAAAGGTTTACCTATTGTATTGGAGACGATTACATCATCACTATCCAAAACGTTGGAGTATTCACCGGAATTGAATCTATCTCTGGAGCTGCTAACCAATTTCATTCAGCAGGCTCCTAAGAATGAGCTTCCAGCTAGCGTTTTCTCTGCCATTTTTTCTCCCTTGACTAAACTGATTTTGTCAGTGTCAGATGACCAAATCCTCCAGAGTTCCAgtgaagttttcaatgcttTGCTCAAACAGGCGTCACATTTAGTTTCACAGTATTCGTCAGAAGATGGCGAGAGTGGGGTAGAAATGACTATCAAGGTTatatcaaagttcttgTCCCCCGAACTGTCCGATAGTGCCATTTTAAACCTGGGTGATTTAATCATTACTTTGATCACTTACTTCAAAGACCAGAACATTGTTAACAAGTATTTGGAGaccattttgaaatcagtTACTGTCCGATTATCAGTAACTAAAGAATTGGTCACCATAGAAAATTTGGTCTTAATTTTCAGCACACTGACTTTGATATCACCTGAAGAAACTTTAGACTTTTTAACAAATTTTACTATCAACGATGAACATGGCGAGAAAAAATCTGCTTTATACATCATCCTTCCCATCTGGTTCAACgtgtttgaaattgttaGAGGGTATGAGCAGATAATAACTAACGTCAAAGCGTTTATCGctatcttcaaacttggtGACATGAGGATAGATGAGATGATAGTGAATGGCGACCTAATAGTTGATCCGAATGTTGACCCTGATCTCATTATCACTAGATCAATGGccaaaaagattccaactCGCTTCCAACAAATTACAGCGTCGTTGAAAATCCTGAAGCTTTTGATCAACGAGCTTAAATTCCAGTGCAAGCAATTGGATACAAAGAGTATTATTGAACGATCTATCGATGTTGATAAAGTTGTTGCAGCAGGAGGAGGTGACTTAGGACAAGACAATGATGACACTGAAGGCTGGgaagacttggaagatgttggCATACCCAGCTATGAAAAGTTAAAATCTTACATTGACAATGATGAGCATAGAGGATACGATAGTGACTCTGATAACGATAAAACCAACGCTGGTGATGAAGCGTTGAAGGATTtactgaaaagttttttcaGAGACTGTGCTGTGCACAACATCGGTAAATTTGGAGAGCTATATCCTAAACTGAAtgaggaagagaaaaaagtaCTCACAGAGTATGTTGTATTCGATTCTTAA